A single Endozoicomonas sp. NE40 DNA region contains:
- a CDS encoding 2Fe-2S iron-sulfur cluster-binding protein, whose translation MTAFDVCLDGETQEVPYETGDTLLQSMLKAGIDAPFSCEESMCAACICSVEGGETVLGNNEVLTEEELDEGLTLACQCRPMSGPLKVVFED comes from the coding sequence GTGACAGCTTTTGACGTTTGTCTGGATGGTGAGACTCAGGAGGTGCCTTATGAAACCGGGGATACCCTGCTTCAGTCCATGCTTAAAGCGGGCATTGACGCACCGTTTTCCTGTGAAGAAAGTATGTGTGCAGCCTGCATCTGTTCAGTAGAAGGGGGCGAGACGGTACTGGGCAATAATGAAGTATTAACGGAAGAGGAGTTGGATGAAGGCTTGACGCTTGCCTGTCAGTGCCGACCCATGTCAGGGCCTTTAAAGGTTGTTTTCGAAGATTGA
- a CDS encoding OTU domain-containing protein: MFVVAIQVTQWAAGMDFHIGLVKVQHDGFCFYHAMAKAMGEETDGRPLFQSLSAFLNDASASSHPLLEAHLSDAVVGSSLDTLADQLASTPPSLANRDSWAGMPELVAMVHMLGQPVLVWHVNQDLRVDEHSLLVTPDSILPVFSIAEGADVAIPAIQLVHAGSEWWLLETDDFLQSWSPDWEAYRNQVSGVLHEQLTAEETEPVLDETDGDESFHGWVYLPGMEVPDNLLILKHSSLEALQEIVFAASLPSLMKAYLHMKLELIHAVSESDDISDPAFQWASDRFGHTARMIDSVSRTLVSPIAIRFIGESMNDYLEVTNVRLKDFMASLLPTRGSVWDTLSLLQRLINRLVQRSGGLTFSGICSSYLASSQMSDTTRCPNYFDFSDTSFARLPSGQQHPDRISVTHENVVIPFEVANPLHHILFSLYVSARAFQLVNHCMTLSLLQSSDQELAEFFGIPQAFLARAVIESQIKEYRVALQRIHAVIHALGHRYYPQYWQSGHYQAIIICEGKTITFSSDDFQPREGWIHLQLPTPEEDED; the protein is encoded by the coding sequence TTGTTTGTTGTAGCCATTCAGGTCACCCAGTGGGCGGCAGGTATGGACTTCCATATTGGTCTGGTGAAAGTTCAGCACGATGGTTTCTGTTTTTATCATGCCATGGCAAAGGCGATGGGTGAGGAAACTGACGGACGACCACTGTTTCAGAGTCTGTCTGCCTTCCTGAATGATGCCAGTGCCTCCAGTCATCCTCTGCTGGAAGCCCATCTAAGTGATGCGGTGGTTGGTAGCAGCCTTGACACTCTGGCAGATCAGCTGGCCTCTACTCCTCCGTCACTGGCCAACCGTGACAGCTGGGCAGGTATGCCCGAGCTTGTGGCAATGGTACACATGTTGGGTCAGCCGGTTCTGGTATGGCATGTGAATCAGGATTTACGGGTGGATGAACACAGTTTGCTGGTAACGCCCGACAGCATTTTGCCAGTGTTCTCCATTGCTGAAGGTGCAGACGTCGCCATCCCGGCCATACAGCTTGTACATGCGGGCAGTGAGTGGTGGTTACTGGAAACAGATGACTTTTTGCAGTCCTGGAGTCCTGACTGGGAGGCATACAGAAACCAGGTTTCAGGGGTGCTGCACGAACAGCTGACTGCAGAAGAAACCGAACCTGTTCTGGACGAAACGGATGGCGATGAATCGTTTCATGGGTGGGTCTATTTGCCCGGTATGGAGGTGCCGGACAACCTTTTGATTCTTAAACACAGCAGCCTGGAAGCTTTACAGGAAATAGTTTTTGCTGCCAGCTTACCATCATTGATGAAAGCGTATCTCCATATGAAGCTGGAGCTGATTCATGCCGTCAGTGAGTCAGATGATATCTCTGATCCGGCATTTCAGTGGGCCAGTGATCGTTTTGGCCATACAGCCCGCATGATTGACAGTGTCAGCCGTACACTGGTTTCACCGATAGCCATCAGGTTTATTGGGGAATCCATGAATGACTATCTGGAGGTTACAAACGTGAGGCTAAAAGATTTTATGGCATCGCTGTTACCGACACGAGGCTCAGTCTGGGATACGCTTTCACTGCTCCAGCGGTTGATCAACAGGCTTGTTCAGCGTTCAGGAGGATTAACATTTTCCGGGATTTGTTCATCGTATCTGGCTTCCAGCCAGATGTCCGATACTACCAGATGTCCTAACTACTTCGACTTCTCTGACACGTCATTTGCCCGTCTGCCATCCGGGCAACAGCATCCCGACCGTATTTCAGTGACGCATGAGAACGTTGTTATTCCCTTTGAAGTAGCTAATCCTCTGCACCATATTCTGTTTAGTCTCTATGTCAGTGCAAGAGCTTTTCAGTTGGTGAATCACTGTATGACCTTATCCCTTCTGCAGTCATCTGACCAGGAGCTGGCAGAGTTTTTTGGTATACCACAGGCGTTTTTAGCCAGGGCAGTTATCGAGTCCCAGATTAAAGAGTATAGAGTTGCACTTCAGCGCATTCATGCAGTGATTCATGCTTTAGGCCACCGTTATTACCCTCAATACTGGCAATCCGGTCATTATCAGGCGATCATCATTTGCGAAGGCAAAACGATCACGTTCAGTAGCGATGATTTTCAGCCCCGGGAAGGGTGGATTCATCTGCAACTACCCACCCCGGAGGAGGACGAAGATTGA
- a CDS encoding DUF481 domain-containing protein gives MHRSGHLVKAVGFACCLTSAAYLKADKVELHNGSVITGKVLSIKDDKLEVDSGYGKLLIPLKDIASMDSEKPVWIRFKGESSFSPWKLETMNQQLQLVSPDQSQMRPADPSQLASVSHIAPDSDKWRWSGNANAYLSYQRGNTKKDAFNADGQFAARDYMNRNTLDWKFDYEEDDKKKLKDRWLLQYGYNRFLNPVWYLSGNLGWEKDTIKSLDYRTSVGVGLGHQFYDEPDLNLRMELGPSYIWEKFSDPKKKKNSGAGHWKLNYDQLLWDWVTLFHNQDIYYRFKEKSWLFQTSTGFRVQLIDLLHLIVKLDYDYDNDPQPGKKKDDSTLMFGLGASW, from the coding sequence ATGCACAGGTCTGGTCATCTGGTTAAGGCTGTCGGGTTTGCATGTTGTCTGACATCCGCCGCTTATCTTAAAGCCGACAAAGTTGAGTTGCACAATGGCAGCGTGATTACTGGAAAGGTTCTCAGCATTAAAGACGATAAACTGGAGGTAGACAGCGGCTATGGCAAACTGCTTATACCACTGAAAGATATTGCTTCCATGGATTCTGAAAAACCTGTCTGGATCCGGTTCAAAGGGGAAAGTTCGTTCAGTCCCTGGAAACTGGAAACCATGAATCAACAGCTTCAGCTGGTCAGCCCTGACCAGTCGCAGATGCGCCCGGCCGATCCATCACAACTTGCCAGCGTCAGTCACATAGCCCCTGACAGCGATAAATGGCGCTGGTCCGGTAATGCCAATGCTTATCTGAGCTATCAACGGGGCAATACCAAAAAAGATGCCTTTAATGCTGATGGTCAGTTCGCTGCCCGGGACTACATGAACCGCAACACCCTGGACTGGAAATTTGATTACGAGGAAGACGATAAAAAAAAGCTGAAAGACCGCTGGTTGCTGCAATACGGTTACAACCGTTTTCTTAATCCCGTCTGGTATCTGAGTGGCAACCTCGGCTGGGAAAAAGACACCATAAAATCACTGGATTACCGTACGTCGGTTGGCGTTGGTCTGGGTCATCAATTTTACGATGAACCCGATCTCAACCTGAGAATGGAACTGGGACCAAGCTATATCTGGGAAAAATTCTCAGACCCTAAAAAAAAGAAAAACAGCGGAGCAGGCCACTGGAAACTTAACTACGATCAACTGCTTTGGGATTGGGTGACCCTCTTCCATAACCAGGATATCTATTATCGTTTTAAAGAAAAGAGCTGGCTGTTCCAGACGTCCACAGGCTTCAGGGTTCAACTCATTGATCTGCTGCATCTCATTGTGAAACTGGATTATGACTATGATAACGACCCACAACCTGGCAAGAAAAAAGACGACAGCACTTTAATGTTTGGTCTGGGTGCCAGCTGGTAA
- a CDS encoding GNAT family N-acetyltransferase translates to MNDEYYLSIQAVTPEQLLMEQLSITLLLEADPSEDNVRAYLKNSRCYRAEIRQKTVGVCVLTKKSDDCFELMNIAVAPGMQAQGIGTRLLNFVISEVEASGAHRIELGTGTFGHQLGFYQKAGFRAERVERDFFLKNYDQPVFENGIQHKDMLRLAIEFQSG, encoded by the coding sequence ATGAACGACGAGTATTATTTATCCATTCAGGCTGTAACGCCGGAACAGTTGCTTATGGAACAGTTATCAATAACGCTATTGCTTGAAGCTGATCCATCAGAAGACAATGTCCGTGCGTATCTGAAAAACAGCCGCTGTTATCGTGCAGAAATACGACAGAAGACAGTCGGTGTCTGTGTTCTAACGAAAAAATCAGACGACTGCTTTGAATTGATGAATATTGCGGTGGCGCCAGGCATGCAGGCACAGGGGATTGGTACCCGACTATTGAATTTTGTGATCAGCGAGGTCGAAGCCAGTGGCGCACATCGTATTGAGCTGGGAACTGGCACATTTGGTCATCAGCTGGGCTTCTATCAAAAAGCAGGTTTTCGTGCCGAAAGGGTAGAACGTGATTTTTTTCTTAAGAACTACGACCAGCCCGTTTTTGAAAATGGTATTCAGCACAAGGATATGCTGAGGCTGGCAATAGAGTTTCAGTCTGGGTAA
- a CDS encoding SDR family NAD(P)-dependent oxidoreductase, whose amino-acid sequence MNPDGLAETVNQLEPAGVTISQHVVDVTNRERMMSLPEDVLKTHDSVNLLFNNAGINFQRSFEEMSLEDWELSLGINLWGVIYGSKAFLPSSILRPFASFYAKGLKDQA is encoded by the coding sequence GTGAACCCTGACGGGCTGGCTGAAACCGTCAATCAGCTGGAACCCGCCGGAGTCACCATCAGCCAGCATGTGGTGGACGTCACTAACCGTGAGCGCATGATGTCCCTTCCTGAAGACGTTCTGAAAACCCACGACAGTGTCAATCTGTTGTTTAATAACGCTGGTATCAACTTCCAGAGAAGTTTTGAAGAGATGTCGCTGGAAGACTGGGAGCTGTCGCTGGGCATTAATCTATGGGGGGTTATTTATGGTAGTAAAGCGTTTCTGCCTTCTTCCATTCTCAGGCCCTTTGCCAGCTTTTATGCCAAAGGCTTGAAAGATCAGGCCTGA
- a CDS encoding MalY/PatB family protein, with the protein MPGEFNPLFDPQIDRTNTSSLKWDKYKNRDILPFWVADMDFRSAPEIIEALHDRIEHGVFGYTNAGDELEELVVDRFRSLYHMDIEKEWLVWTPGLVTALNIATRCYAAEGETVAVPYPVYYPFLMAPKLSAREMIGLRWKLVDDRWQLDLEQFQQDLTDDTRLLMLCNPQNPNGRVLTREELEAIDAICQQHKLIVCSDEVHCDLILDPNCEHIPYASVSDYAREHSITLMSPSKTFNVAGFGCAFAVIPNGKLRMQFQRTRKGIVPDPDNMLIGFTAAKAAFQHGEAWRQCLLEYLRGNHDLLLKEINAIDGLSMTPLEATYLAWIDVSALKLDDPHGFFEQAGVGLSPGEQFGDKNFLRFNFGCNRELLKEGIRRIRQAVESL; encoded by the coding sequence GTGCCCGGAGAATTTAATCCTCTCTTTGATCCACAGATTGATCGAACCAACACATCCAGCCTGAAATGGGACAAATATAAAAACCGGGATATCCTGCCCTTCTGGGTAGCCGATATGGATTTTCGTTCAGCTCCTGAGATTATCGAAGCACTGCACGACCGCATTGAGCACGGTGTCTTTGGTTATACCAACGCCGGTGATGAGCTGGAAGAACTGGTGGTTGACCGCTTCCGCAGCCTGTACCACATGGATATTGAAAAAGAGTGGCTGGTCTGGACACCCGGTCTGGTCACCGCCCTGAACATTGCCACCCGCTGCTACGCCGCTGAAGGCGAAACCGTGGCAGTACCCTATCCGGTTTACTATCCCTTTCTGATGGCACCCAAGCTGTCAGCACGGGAAATGATTGGCCTGCGCTGGAAGCTGGTCGACGACAGATGGCAACTGGATCTTGAACAGTTTCAACAGGACCTGACAGACGACACAAGACTGTTAATGCTGTGCAATCCACAAAACCCTAATGGACGGGTGTTGACCCGGGAAGAACTGGAAGCCATTGACGCTATCTGTCAGCAGCACAAGCTGATTGTCTGTTCCGATGAAGTGCATTGCGACCTGATCCTCGACCCGAACTGTGAGCATATTCCCTATGCCTCTGTCAGTGACTACGCCCGGGAGCATTCCATTACCCTGATGTCGCCCTCCAAAACCTTCAACGTGGCAGGCTTTGGCTGCGCCTTTGCCGTTATTCCCAACGGCAAACTACGGATGCAGTTCCAGCGTACCCGCAAAGGTATTGTACCCGATCCGGACAATATGCTGATCGGCTTCACCGCTGCCAAAGCGGCTTTCCAGCATGGAGAAGCCTGGCGCCAGTGCCTGCTGGAATACCTGCGGGGCAATCACGATCTGCTGCTTAAGGAAATCAATGCCATTGACGGCCTGAGCATGACACCACTAGAAGCGACCTATCTGGCCTGGATTGATGTCAGCGCACTGAAGCTGGATGACCCTCATGGCTTCTTTGAACAGGCAGGTGTTGGCCTGTCTCCGGGAGAGCAGTTTGGCGACAAAAACTTTCTGCGGTTTAACTTTGGCTGCAACCGTGAGCTATTAAAAGAAGGTATTCGTCGTATACGTCAGGCGGTTGAAAGTCTGTAA
- a CDS encoding transporter substrate-binding domain-containing protein — MNALKTMNEHSMKILHLSIIWLGVFLSLPASARDWSEIVRSGTLLVGTTGDYPPLTLRDRQGQYQGFAIDMAESLSSYLSLVSGKTIRVEFIRTHWPDLHSDLNLDRFDIAMGGITRTEDRDKQFLLSDNVIPSGKVVLIQNNLATPFKGLNNQTLLDKLNTSDLHLVINPGGTNQRFAMQYLPSMRFTMAVDNREPFLMLRNRQADVMVTDLIEANHQLKQIPALTIINPDMFTWTISHKVYMMPKSSHTLLKEVNRWLKLTDIEKIKKNWF, encoded by the coding sequence ATGAACGCCCTGAAAACAATGAACGAACACAGCATGAAAATCCTGCACCTCTCTATTATCTGGCTGGGAGTATTTCTCAGCCTTCCCGCCTCTGCCAGAGACTGGTCTGAAATCGTTCGCTCCGGCACCCTGCTGGTAGGAACAACCGGTGACTATCCACCTCTGACCCTGCGCGACAGACAGGGTCAGTATCAGGGCTTTGCCATTGATATGGCAGAGTCACTGAGTTCCTATCTGTCGCTGGTCAGCGGTAAAACCATCCGGGTCGAATTTATCCGAACCCACTGGCCTGACCTGCACAGCGATCTGAACCTTGACCGGTTTGATATAGCTATGGGCGGAATCACCCGCACAGAAGATCGTGACAAACAGTTCCTGCTGTCTGATAACGTTATTCCCAGCGGTAAAGTGGTACTTATTCAAAACAACCTTGCCACCCCTTTCAAAGGGCTGAACAACCAGACGCTGCTGGATAAGCTGAACACTTCTGACCTGCATCTCGTCATCAATCCGGGCGGCACCAATCAGCGTTTCGCCATGCAGTACCTGCCATCCATGCGCTTTACCATGGCGGTAGATAACCGTGAGCCGTTCCTGATGCTGCGGAACCGACAGGCGGATGTTATGGTGACCGACCTTATTGAAGCGAACCATCAGCTCAAACAGATTCCGGCCCTGACCATTATCAACCCCGACATGTTTACCTGGACGATTTCCCACAAGGTTTACATGATGCCGAAAAGTAGCCACACCCTGCTTAAAGAAGTCAATCGCTGGCTGAAACTGACAGATATCGAGAAAATAAAGAAAAACTGGTTTTAG